One part of the Sciurus carolinensis chromosome 6, mSciCar1.2, whole genome shotgun sequence genome encodes these proteins:
- the LOC124986322 gene encoding mediator of RNA polymerase II transcription subunit 28-like codes for MAAPPTGQYVLWSDTWVPRLPLGFQGHALLLQAAPGDRELLTVPWWTSWSHRSSLFCFSVNQDNVNGTYKEEIQRLLLSVLKPEQVMEEDVSKPRNELQRKDTLVQKHFRKLSPRQQDTHMQNKKSLQYLRAPWLT; via the coding sequence ATGGCGGCTCCACCCACTGGGCAGTATGTTCTCTGGTCAGACACCTGGGTCCCCCGACTCCCACTGGGTTTCCAGGGCCACGCCTTGCTACTTCAGGCAGCACCTGGTGACCGAGAACTTCTAACAGTACCATGGTGGACGAGTTGGAGTCATCGTTCAAGTTTGTTTTGCTTCTCTGTGAATCAGGATAACGTCAATGGCACCTATAAGGAAGAAATTCAAAGGCTGCTGTTGTCTGTCCTGAAACCCGAGCAAGTTATGGAGGAGGATGTCTCCAAACCAAGAAATGAATTGCAGAGGAAAGACACTCTGGTGCAGAAGCACTTTAGAAAGCTGAGCCCTAGGCAGCAGGACACTCACATGCAGAACAAAAAGTCTCTGCAGTACCTCAGGGCTCCTTGGCTTACCTAG